The Bombus vancouverensis nearcticus chromosome 5, iyBomVanc1_principal, whole genome shotgun sequence genome segment tatagtattaaTAACTTACTCTTAATGTTATTAGGCTCGACAAGAACTTGCACAACAATTATCAGTTGGTCGAGAATTAACTCAGAAATTAAGAAAATCAAATGATAGTGAAGAAGAAGATGCAGGTGATGATACATTTGTACAAAAGCCTTTAGTTAATGATAAAGAAAATCCTTGGGTAGGGAATATCAAAACTGAATCAGAAATCAATGAATTTGTTAAAAGTTATCGTAAATATTGGGATGATCAAAATAAGaagttagaaaataaattagaaaataaacaaACGGATAATTCATTAAAGGATACACAACCTAATGGTATTTTAAATGGTATGTTTACAAAAGTGATAGTATTATCAATAATATAAGTGATAGAATTATCAAAAAtctgtattttttattattaaaatctaTTACACAGGCAAAGATACTGACGTTGGTATAGACTTTCCTGAAACTCGAAACAATGAAAAGATACAAGAAGTTGTGAATTTTAGTGAGCAGACGATTTCATTAGCAGATACTAGTTTGAAAGGTATGTTTGCAGATGTAATTCTAATAAGTAGAAgctacaaattttattaatgaatatttctttttcagataacaatagtaataataaGCAATCACTTGAAATTGACAGTCACAATGAAAATTTAACAATAACAGAATTTAATGTTGAAAATACAATGAATAATTCACATAACAAAATTACACAAAAGAGCATATTAGATAGCAAtaaaaaatctaataaaataaattcaaataacGTTATAGCCACATCTAGTTGGATAGTGGAATCTATAGAAAATACTAATGTGGAAAGCGTCATTAATTCTTTGACATCTAATATAACAAATAGTGaaaaaataactaaaatatttgattttatggAAGAAAAGATTCAAGATCAGATTAAATTGAAACTTGAACGTGTTACTCAGAATTATGACAAAGTAAAAgttaagaagaaaagaaaatctaGAAACATTGAATTTGAAGAAGATAATTTCGATGGCCTTGAAATGCAAGAGAAAAAACAAAAACCTACTTTAGATTTAGGTTTAGATGAAAGTGTTGACAAAAATAATTCAGAAGCGGATACTGCATtagaaaaagttaaaaaaataaGACATGATAACACTTTATCTATAGATAAATCAAATACTTCTTCTAAAGCAGAAATAGATccaaataaatacataaacgtGAAACCTAAGCATCTACATACAGATGTCCCAAATGATATTACCGGAGGTAATGATGTTTTAGATGACAGTgaagatgaagaaaaaaaacGTAATGTAGTAAGTGAAGCATTTGCAGATGATGATGTCATAGAAGAGTTtaggagagaaaaagaagaagaggtaAGTTAAAAAAATTGATATTATGGTATTTTATCCAGAATCTTCcataaattataatatcaaaTCTATGTACAGGTGAAAAAGTGTCAACCTCAGGATATCGATTTAACTTTACCTGGATGGGGAAGTTGGGgtggaaaaaatattaaaatttcaggACGCAAAAAGAGACGTTTTATTTTAAAGGTACCTAAAGATTTACCTcgaaaagatgaaaataaagatGATGTGATAATATTTGAAGAAGATAATCCTAAAATAAAGGAACATCAGGTTAATGAATTGCCATATCCATTTTCAAGCGTTAATGATTATGAAGCTAGCATCAGAATGCCAATTGGAAGAAATTTTGTGTCTGAAAATTCTCACAGAAAACTAATTGATCCCCCTATTAAAACAAGTATGGGGAGGATTATTGAACCAATGACTGAAGATGTTTTAGTTAAAGCAGGTGATAAAAGGaatcgaaaatttattcctaagaaaataaataaaaaaaagaagataagacaaataaaaacaaataaacaaacaataaaataaatcagaaaaaattatattgtaaaaaAATCTTTCAAACAGAATCATTCTTTTTAAAATGTGTAGtataaaatgtatgtaatataataattttatatttcctccTTTTGCCTATTATTGATTGTTGGTCAGTTaaatgaacaaataaataagttggataaataaaattagatattgataatgaaatatatacagtgtaaaatgaatttttattacattttacaatcaagcggaatttatataaaaaacagTTATCGGACTATATAATTCttaaaattaatagaattagaaattattaatatattttattttttgtgaAATACTTGCACTTTTATATATACACTATCATACATACGTATTTGGacattttaaaattattgcaaatatataaaatgcacTTCAAATAAAGCTTTCTAATCTAATTTTTATCTGTGATCTTATCTCAAGCATAGTTAATAGATATTGGTAATAGTTAGTATTAATTAGCATAAATTAAAAAGCAGTAATTGAAGGTGAAAATTGCTTCTaaggaaatatttaatttaaatgacTTTAAATGTATCTATTCAATCTTGAGAACCTAAATCGATTGAAATATGTCCCTCTAATCACATTCTAaaagtttatataaattttgtatttattaatgATAGATACAATACTTGATTGATGCAGGTATATGTATGCCTTTTTTAGTTTCAATTTAGcagaatatataatatagaatatacataatatagatataatatataatatacataatatagaaTATTGAATCCCAATTATGGcaagaaataaagaattaacAGTAGAGAAACGTTCTTCTATCATAATGTTGaaagtttaataaaaatatcaatgttTTGACTGGACTGTATTAAGTATCGAAATACTTATCGCAGTGTTTATATAAGTAAAAgtgtaatacatatatatatgtaatatatatatataatatataataaattcaaattttatgtGTTGCAAATAGAAGAATGAAtagagatatattttaaatataatcggTTGATGCGCATGCGCCAAAAAGTAGTTTGTGATTGGCAGAACGGTGGATATACGCATCCAATAGAGATAGTAGGTAAGAAAGAGCATCGTACAAAGGAGTAGGAAAAAGATGGGAACTACCATATTGCGCACGCAAACGAGAGTGAGAGAGATAGAAACCACCGCCAATATGATTACTCGATCACTTGTTCTCAGTAGTAAAGCAAAGTTCGGTGAGACTGTTCGTTTATCATACATTTGGAGCGAAACACAAACTCAAGAAggaaattttgtttgttttcacATATATCGTAGTTGTGAATAAAATTTTGTGCCTCCAAAGGATGGCAGCCACCAAAAACAACAGCACCGATAGTGTGCAATTTTTCGAAGGAGTGGAGAAACTCCTTGAGATTTGGTTCACAAGCAGCAGCAGCATAAACAGAAAGCAGGGCGATCTTAGGCAGATTCCTCAGTGAGTTGAAACATGCTATCTCTCTCATTTTTAATCAACTGTTTCCTCTAGTCGTAGTAATCTTTTAAATTTAatcatataattttatgtaaaatttcatCGTAACTTATTATATTCCACGTAATATCAATTTTGTATAATAcggtttaataaaaatattcaaatttttagTTATATTCGAACGTCAATTTATTTACGAAAGCGTAATGCCATTCGaggtattataaatattaaaaattgatcaatgacatataattttatttgaaataaatgttttgataaaataaaacCGGCCTGGCAACCATGACCATATCGCCGGTACTTTGTGATATAGTGTTCTGGTCATAATCGTTAGTACGCTTAACCTAACACTCATTTGAGAATTAGTTTCTCACGTGTGTTAATATTTTGGACAGGAAAAtagaaaactattaatttataacatttcttCTTTTACTTTCTTTGACTTTGATTAAATTGTTGAATATCGCAGTCGGTGTTTGACTTAAAAAAAATGATTTGTTGGAGAAATATTCGGCGCACTACATTGAATACATTGAATTTTACagtagtatatatatgtcgtGTTTTTTGGCGAAGATCGATGCGCCCACCTTCTCTTCTCGTTCCAGTAATACCGACCGCTTAAAGCGAGGCTACGAGACTCTGATATGTATATACATCGCTTTATCTCCttattttaaattgaatataaataGACATAAGCACCGATGcgattttccttttttctggTACTTTACTAGCATTTAGAGTAAATCATTGGTTGAAAAAAACGCTAATTTGAAGGTGTTAATTTTTACGTTGACCATAAACATTTTCTTAACTTTTTAAATCGAATATAAATTAATGTAACACATAATGACATAAGCTTTTTTCAACATTAATGCAGAATATACAAATCATGTACAACAATTAGTATAGGTAGATAATCGAAAATTGTGGTACTATCATATTATTACaggaaattgtaatattttaaagtataattaaaatttaatctaGGGAAGAATTATATTGCTTGATATATAGTATTATTATGTAATTTGTAATACATGTCTATTGTCTTAGAATATATTGCATGATAgtgatttatttaattaaataatttagtgAACATGCGATGATAGGCTTGATGGGGTGGTATCTACTGGTTGATCAATTTTTAACAGGAAATAAATGCAACTTACATGAAGAAGTATGATAATTAGAATATTATTCTTAATagtaattgtattattttttactttttattttttactttgttAACATTTTATTAGTACTTTTGAGAAACGCacgttatatagttatttacaatacatttgtataatttatgtaatatttgtatataaatatattttcacttAATTGAGAATCAAACTATGtcaaataaatattatcaaaatatttcaaattttcaatttaataaaCCGTGTATAAGAAGAAATAGACAGAAATTGCAGGAATATGAAATGTTATTATCAATTTCGAAACTTATGCAATAATTGCATTTTTGTATTACTTAAcgtgtaaattataaaaaatttcatattgtatgtataaattctattaaataattgataaatgttttataacataaaatataatagttATCCTTTTATTGATAATcgtgaatataaatataatactcaCATTCATTACGCACGTTTTGTATATAGTTATTCTATATCTACATGAGAAGAGTTTACAGCTATGCACAGACAGTGTGAGACAGACCCGCAAGGCTGCCTCACCTCATATGTAGCTACCTCGCTCGAGTTACCTCGTGCTGTACCGTAGACGTAGAACGTAGAGTGCGTAACGCAGGGTGAGTAGCAGTTACGTTTTAGACGAAGTCGTTTCAACACACGTTCAAACGAAGGAACTGTGAGGCACCTTTGATCTCACCAAAAAACCAACCATCGTTTGCTTGTTCCGAGGCAGCCTCGCCGTAAGATACATTTCGGTACGAGGCAGGTACTTAAACGCCTCGCACTGTATGTACATAGCTTAAGAGACTTATATTTTGCATTCAATGAGAAGCTACTATGAAAGCCTTTAACAGAAAAATATCTCAAGTTAATTATTATCACTTTGtaaaaaaatagtataaaaaatatgtgaaaatagtttatacatgaaaaaagaaatgaatgTTGCAAAAAAAAGAGTAAAACGCTCTAGCGTAAGTAGCACATACAAGCGCAGTAGCGTAATACAAAGTGaatgttatttaatttatataatttatatataaataatatataaaatatacattatttTACGAGGAAATGAAAGTGGAAGGAGTATTTGTTAGGACGTTACAGCAACACTCGGCAGCATTATAATTTCCTCAGAGAGAAAATAaaactaattatttataactttAACTTTATGTTGTTATAAaagtttaaatattaatataatctaaatttccaaataaattttgatcgaaataataaattaaaaagaaactaaTATTTTATTGGTAAATTGTGTAGTAAAAACTTCaatgtttgtttattttatattcgatGAACTCGTACTTGCTGTTATATctataaattagaaaattaaacatttatctattttttgtatttcgaAATGTTTGAAAAGCATAAAAGTGTCAGATTTTGAAGTTCTgtgtaataaattttatgtttGTAGAAATATATCGTCATTATTGACgttatattcttttaaattatttttctacttattttttctAGTGTTGTTTTCTAGTTTATCTTTTCCAAATACATGTATTTGTTCGATAATCTGTATTAATTCTGCAAGTACaataatgtaattattattattataactattattgttatttttattatttaattattaattttaatttctaatatttgtaTCTACGTTAGCAAACATTGCTTCTTGACGACTactgtatttattaatatcacaTTAATTTTCGACGTGCTTTACTACATGATTTTACacttatatgaaatattaaaggaTTTCGTTATACACGTTATATATTTATCTCTTGTAGTAATGCATAAGAACACAAGGCAGTAGAACaactataaatttttataattagacgAACTAAACGTGTTGGCAAGCACAAACGGAAAATATGCAGAAGCGTATATTACAGTACAGTATATGCAGAGCGTTTTACTCTTTGTTCCTTGTTTTGCATACGAAATCTTTCATTTCGTACTTACAAATTGTTACAAAGAATATTACAGTTTTAATTTCCTCAAATTTGCtgtaaataaagtaaattatGGAAAGCTTTTTACTTCGTCAGGAAGacaattaatttctcaaaattaattatctCTTTATTTGTTTCATCTTAACATTTTAATATTCGAACGTTTCTATTATCGCCACATTTCACACAACAACattcataaatatgtatattgaaacatattaagtaaataaaataagattaagAGGGAGATATATGTCTTTGAAAACAGGAACAGATTTAAGAAAACAAATATAAGTAAATTTGAAGTTAAACGAATAGtcatatatagaaatatacctTGCTTCCACATTCAGTAAAATGCAACATCATCAACATTCAGTTACTTCAATTACTTTACTTTACATtttgtaacaaaataaaaatttgtaacatCTGTAACATTTTATAGCGGATTAAATAAAtagtttattttaaatattatccaAGCTCCATGCTATTCATATTCGCTTGTTAAATGCAATGTTTGATATCATTTTTCACTttgatttaataataaaacGTTTATCTCAAATATACACATGTATGGATATACAAAAATCCAAAAATATACGTTGTACTGTAATACAGTTAATTTactcattttataatttaatgacATAGAATGATTAGAAATCATATTTGTCCAGAGGCATTTTATGCATTGCATATTAAGCTAAATATTCTGACGTAATTAATAAACTAAATGCAAATATTACGTAAATATAGATACAAGtaaaaaattgtttcgaataaattgaaatgtCTAGAGATAATTAAGAGATTCAtagaaatatttgattttttGGGCAACCGAAATAAGTGTAAAATATCAAAAGATAGAATTCAAGGagaaaactattttattatttctcaaTACCTGCATAGCACATGtattttaatagtatttatCATTTGAATGCTAGTTGTGTAAAATGTGACGGTAATAGAAACATTTgaacattaaaatattttgagtgaaatgaaacgaataaagaaataattatttcaagaaaTTCATGCCCTCTCTATTATTTAGCCCCGTTCAGTTTGAAATTAGCCaagttcaagtatacttgacaaatttccaaactcgattttctcgaaacaaaatatcatgttaaaaaattttattctatactttcgacCATGAAGTGGAAGCACTATTGAGTGTTATCCACGCGCATACGATACCCACATTATCATATTATACATATCATAATTTGTTGGTTGGCTCAATAGAGTTAGTTGtaagtgtaatatatatatattaaaaaatttttttcgacTTATGTTtccacgtagaatcaccctatTGCCGATTGTATCACGATTGTTGAGAcacattgtatattgtattgacgtattatatcaaatatcattatgggaaaattatacaatttttcatgTTCTTAGAATTCCGTCTAAGAATTTCCTCTAACAATTTTCTCTAACTATTATTAATCTCGTATACGAATTAAATTTCCATCGATTCGCACAGCTATCCTTATCTTCTCACGTATGTAAATATCATCATTATAATTTCTGCATCATTTATATTCGAATTGTAAATGAACTGATATTATTACCAGATTCTTACCGTTATGACTATTTCATGcatgttataaaaattataactgGTTAATACCGCACTTTACCTTTTCTTTTTGTATTGCTAATCCGTGAATGACAAAATTGTTAATTGATTCTCTATGATAAAATGTTAATTAAGTAATATGCTAGCTTACTCCGTAAAATAAttcagatatatatatttttattctctatttaACACCAAAATGTGAAATTGATTATTTTTCTGAATACGAGATTTACCTTGTACGtattttgtatttgtatttattgcatcATCCGTATATTATACAATGTTTTTCGCATATACCTTTTGGAGCATATATAGTTGAAATTAATGGATTAACTATATAAATGTTCACAAGAAGCAGTCGATTGAATATTGAATAATcatgaataattattaataatattgaaTTATTGTTTATGAATGATACTCAACTCCTTATGAATATACATTTCTTTACGTATTACTCTTTAAAATAACTAACACGACAGATAATAAAAGGAAATACTTAATAAACGATATTTAAGATTCATTtccatataaatttatattgatcaaagataaaattttatttcagatGGAAGTGGCAATCGTTACTAAAAATCGTTCGTTGTGAGATTATCAGCATTTGTCGCACCGAGCATGTGGATGCTTATGTTCTCAGGTAAACTATATATAAACACTTCATATCTTTCTTACATGTTTAGTTTAAAAATTTACACTTACGCACtcttaaaatattgtatatcgCTGCATGTGGGTTATTAGTAGATTTTggatttttacgcatttatacaaaatttttaagtgCAAGAATGAACAGAATGTACGCAATAagcataaacatataaaatagcCAAAATATTATacacgttataatatttaataaataaaacgatTGTCTATATCCaagtttcaattttttaatcgtgcgcataaaaatatgaatttatataaatatccgCATTCTACttattagtaatttataacagttgaaTCAGTTAATCATATGAATCAGATATAATCACAGTGTTTTATTTTACTCTTCGATGACAAATATCTGCAAGAATGTGGAAGATgcgaaaaaatattttagacAAAGGTTGTAGCATATCAAGGTAAACAGATGATGCTGATATTGACTTTGTGATAATCTTGAGGAGTCCTATGAAGGTTAACTTCAAATTTTTAAACAGAATcttatataaatagaaagataaACTCTATTTATAGTCCCACTGACTAAGAAATGGAACTTCGTTTTACTAAATTTTCTCGTCACTCATCtttctatttaaattaatatttaataaaaattaattcttgtAAATATTACAAACTTATTTCTATATGCATTGCTGCATAAAATTATCCAaacacttttctatttttcataaaatataacgtaatgaaaaaCTGCGAGATAAAAAGACCTCTGACTAATTCTATTCTTTATGATCGTGTATAAAAACATTGATTTTTAAGAACTAATGTTGTAAGAAAATTGGTGTTcataataacgttgtaaaattgttttattgtttAAGAAGCTCTTTATGTAAGCTATATAAATCGAATAGAAAAAGTTCTAAACAGGATTTAAcatcttttatttcaaataaaaatgatGAATAAGTAAATCAAATAATTActccaaataaaataatttgaaaataaagttGTTTGCAAATAAATTCCAAAACTGCAGATGAATAAATCCATAAATTTCAGACATATCAtttccaaattatttatttaccaaATATTTGATCATTACAAATAATGatagaaaataaaggaaagcaAATAATTGTTTTTCGtgtataagaaatatatttattgatatgACACATTCATCTTAGAAACAACGGAATACTGAATTATTTCATCAACCAGCGCGAAAATAAAAGATACGAAAAGGAATATACTTAGACttatacataaaaattttgCATAATACTAGACTAGAATATTCACTGTTTTATTATAGATAGAGAATACTCCTAACATCCAACAATATTCCAAACAAAAGAATACAGGGAAAGAAACAACATAGatcgatatttaattttgtttaaattatatTGTAAGAAATTAACATACTTTTTGATATAATCTGAATAAAGAATTTGACGCAATCTAACGGGCATTTCATATGTTACAAACCAATATATAGCAGAAAGAAATCGATATCGAAATTGATTTGAATACTGATATTTGAAACCGATAGTACGTCGAAGGGTAAGTCTTGTATTTAATTTAGTACTATTATGAATTGATTAAGATGTCCGAATATTTAAGGGCGATagtatcatttattatttatttatttgttatatatatgtagttctTACCTGTTGGCTTAGGACTTCtagcttttatttatattttttcttattttctatgttTACCTTTCTTCATTCATTTTTCTCTACCTATACTTTCATTCATACTATATACTTTACGTCTATAAATTACGTATTTTAGATTTTCACTGGTTACATGTGGAGACATTACatgacatttatttatatatgattTTTGAGTTTAACATTTGTCCTGCTCCTGCGTTTTTGAAAAACTTTCTGCGTTTTACAGTAGCTATATGAAATTGAGGTATACAACGtacttttcattttttacaGTTTAATgcgtcatatatatatatatattgaattgatgatatatatatatatatctcacaTAACGCCTATCATACTATTTAAATTCTTTCACTCTCTCTTTCCGCCATACTTCCTATTTAATTTCTTCCCGGAGTTTAATATTGcttttgtttctcttt includes the following:
- the LOC117159677 gene encoding U3 small nucleolar RNA-associated protein 14 homolog A; translation: MDLSTNYLEDLDDTDKDVSESHNKLLEAVSQLDKGQRVKKAERSEPTLEVSEFHLVKSGVSDQDAVHVYDLARTLGKKGHHHEIIRNLQAIRKKVQVLPKPLEKPAADRIKRIVGFKNTKQELKKWNAVITRNRTAESLHFPLNQSSMQFEPSTEFVKRFRLQSDLEKELAALEPQKENLEQKHDEFSLTLKEVIMKRKEAARIRAQQSYREAKAHRQNKIKSKKFHRIQRKEKIKLQLREFEELQKTNPEAALEKLEQLDRTRAEERMTLRHKNTGKWAKSKQIMAKYDKEARQELAQQLSVGRELTQKLRKSNDSEEEDAGDDTFVQKPLVNDKENPWVGNIKTESEINEFVKSYRKYWDDQNKKLENKLENKQTDNSLKDTQPNGILNGKDTDVGIDFPETRNNEKIQEVVNFSEQTISLADTSLKDNNSNNKQSLEIDSHNENLTITEFNVENTMNNSHNKITQKSILDSNKKSNKINSNNVIATSSWIVESIENTNVESVINSLTSNITNSEKITKIFDFMEEKIQDQIKLKLERVTQNYDKVKVKKKRKSRNIEFEEDNFDGLEMQEKKQKPTLDLGLDESVDKNNSEADTALEKVKKIRHDNTLSIDKSNTSSKAEIDPNKYINVKPKHLHTDVPNDITGGNDVLDDSEDEEKKRNVVSEAFADDDVIEEFRREKEEEVKKCQPQDIDLTLPGWGSWGGKNIKISGRKKRRFILKVPKDLPRKDENKDDVIIFEEDNPKIKEHQVNELPYPFSSVNDYEASIRMPIGRNFVSENSHRKLIDPPIKTSMGRIIEPMTEDVLVKAGDKRNRKFIPKKINKKKKIRQIKTNKQTIK